From the genome of Clavelina lepadiformis chromosome 2, kaClaLepa1.1, whole genome shotgun sequence:
tattgttcacTTCCTGGTTTACACttcgtttgtttttgtaggaCATGCGTTGTATTTTGGGGCAAGCATTTGTTTAgtgtttgcaattttgtgGGTGGGGGGAGAGtgttgcatttgttttgcGTTGTGTCTGCCCTGCCGCGTTCTCTCTTGAGGCTACTGCGTTTTCCGTGCTTGATTAAGCACACGTGTCTTTTCATTTGACGTATTCCAGCCAAGTATTCGTAGGGTCAGTCCTGATTTAAGCTCCTGGAATGAGCTGCTGTAAATGACAATTTAAACTGAGctgcttttaataaaagatGTGCCTACTGTGTATCTAAGACTGAGGACAGTAAAAACGTAAcacatatatatttttttaaatgaaacacattCTTAATTTTTAGCTGCTCTGTATTCTCAACATTTACTGCATATTTAGAATCCAGCAACTTACTGCAAATTACTTTCAGTTTAAATGCTAAGCTGGCTGTTGATCAAACATATGTAACCTAGGTTGACGTTTCTGGACAAATAAACCTTCAAAATTCTGATAAGCTGCTGACatcataaataaaattatacgAAATGAAAATTACTACATGATATTTCGCCATTAAATGTGCTAAAACACTTAAAAATCAATGGTTGAACCAAACATTAATGATCTAACATAACAACCTAATTAAGCCTTCTGTTCTATGGCAATTATGGACTATACAGTAATATAATATCTATAACATTAGCAGTAGAGAatggtttaaaaatttcaaatttcaaaaattttaaatcaaatatttaatCAAGTAATCTTCATTTTCTTTCTCAACTGTTTTGTAACATGGCAAGCTGCGCCATTTATCTAGCAAGCGTTAAAGTTATGAGATAGTCGATTTGAAAACTTCCGTGTAATATATCCTTTGTCTTCCACATACGCGGTTAATATTACAGATACATTAGTCACCCTCACACATACGTCATCTAAGGGTTGCAATTTCACCAGTGACATCGATCCAGTCTTAAATCGCAAGACACCGTCTATGAGGTGCGTGTTTGTACTACGTCACCAGATAGATGCTCATACTCAGAAAATGAATAGATGTGATTCTGAGCTGACGTACGTAAGGTCGCAGCCACAGCGTCTTTGCTAAACCCGGCTACGAACCGTTTTATCAACGCGATTTCTATAAGTGTCTTGCAAATAGGTTCGGTCAATCCAGGTGTCGGCGATAGATCTGTTCAATATATTTGAGGACAGGACGGAAGTCTGCATACGCTCCATACCTACGCTCCGTTGATGGTAACATCAAGCACGCAATTTGTTTCCTTGTTGTTGAAGTTAGAAACTTTATCCTAGCActagaacaaaataaaatgataagCAAAGTTCCTGTAAACCTTATGCGGGAATTTTCGATCAATTGCTCCTCTTTAGTAATTTCGCCAATAgagtaaatattttatgaccTATCCAggtatttcactttttcttaaCACCCcgtatatttttgtattttattgtattacccgtattttcttgtaaaaaggCCGATTCCGGACAAGCACAGAAGCACTAATTAAGCATTTTCTTCTAAACAATgttgatttattataaaaagaaGAAATGTTCCTGTACACAATTGCACTTAGTGTTGTCCGGATCCGAAGgttgattttaaataaaacgtatgacaaattttcaagttaaataaatatgtttgtgtttacaaatttttaatgaaaaatttgttaagcTGTTTAGCTCTAAGACAAGGATCTCAAATTCAATTTGATCTGAGGGTCagataaaaaattgcaaatcatCCCGAGGGTCGCAATGCACAGTAAAAGGTCAATAAACGTTAAGCACCAAACGCATTAAACAGAAAATAAGTGAATATAATCGGTGTtgtattcattttttgttctgGCCACTTAGCTGGCAGCGTTTAGCAACAACAAGGTCCTCGATGTTTGGTTTGAATTCGTCGCAATACACAGTAATACTTGTTTCACATCTCGTCTCAGCGGAACCGTTGCACATAGCACCTCATATATATGAATATCATGGACCATCCCATCATAAAAGTCACCGTGAGTCGGATAATTGCACCTGTTGGAAAGGGCAGAGAAGGATTGATGACGTAAACCAGAACTACGTAATCATTGGGATAACTTCACACCACAGTTACCAAGAATATATGCTCAGAATATATTTCCTTCTAGAATATATAGGAACATAGAATATCAGTTCAATGCAGTTCTAGAACCACTTTCAAGAAATACAGAAACCTGTCAGAACGAGAACAAGCAAACACGGGCGTCTAtcgtttttgtattgtttctcGCACTTATTTAAAAtgacacaaaaatttaatgattTGTTACTGGCCCAAGACTAATGAAAAAACACGAGGCAATGAAAAAGATATTAATTCAATATTTGAAAGTGCGTCGAGAGCTGCGTGTTCGAGACCCTTGTTCTAAACAATGACGTTTTTACATGAAATTGTTATTTGTCTTAAGTCAAAtgtgttgtaaatatttctttgcaaaCCTTTCATGAAAGTTGTGTTATCTTTTCTTTATCCAATCGCAACGTTCAGACAAGTTTTATCTTCAATGCTACAAAGTTTTCATACAGTCGTGAATCAGTTTTAAATCTAAACTTAAAAGCTCATTTCGTAATTTGCAGTTAATAGCAAAGCGACCCCTACCCGTTTGCAATTGCCTTCGGGAGATCCGAACCCGAGGGTTTGACTACTACTACGGGTTTGACTACGCACCATTTATTACGCACCATGCAGGGATTACAACCAACAAGAGGTGTTTAAACTGTTTATGCCGTCATTAAAAATTCTCAGTTTTGAGAATGAGTTTTGAACACCGTATGATGTGGCGCCCCCGagcacaaaataaaactttttgtcaCAACTTCAACTCGacaatgattcctcatcgcctGAGCCACCATTACCAAGTTcatctttgtgcaagttccaatgaacacatatttttatatatattgtgTTCTCCGGATTTAGAAACCTTTATCAAGATTACTGCATACAACCGCAGTGAAACTAAGAATAAGACCCAGGTTAGGATTTGGAGTCAGGTCAGTTGTTCCAACCGCTTCACTACCGAGCTGGTCTATgacaatgtttaaaacaacACTAATGGTAAAAACACcaagtttcaaaatatttccgcatgttttgtaagaaaattttGGGTTGAAAATTTCGTCATGGGGTAATTTTTCAATGAATATTGTAGTAATAGTCAGTTCATGGTTATGTGACCCTTTCTGAAGCTGGCTGGTTACCGCAGAAGGATGTGGTCGACTCATACTTCAAAGGTTTGTGAGAAGCCGGACATTGACTGGTCTTTCAACTTTCAACCAGCGAACAAGAGAAAAAGGAATGACAACATTTCGAAAAAACTGCTAAAGATTTCCTTACAAAGGACTCACACTATTCAAGGGACTTGACGAACGGTTCTGTATGTGTTATTTAAATGAGGTAGTCActtaaaacaatcaacaatGAATGAACCTACTGACATGAAAGCAATCAAACTAAGTTTAATTAGAAAgtgatttattgctttaattcaaaaaaattaatctcTTTATACAGTGATTGCACGTAATACTTACAAAACACGTAATACTTgaatattaaaatgaaattatgttAATGAAAACTGTATCGCCCATTATTACGACATTAATCGTAGAGTGCatgaataaaaacataatGCTAAACACTGTTACTGCAcaatataaaacacaaactattaattaataataattaattaattgacgGAAAAATAGCGAAACGTTGTTAAGTACAATGCGCTATAGCGATGAACACGACCACTACTAACACGGAAAAGATCAAATGAAACAACCTGCCGCGTTAGTGATAGCAAGATTTCACAACACCAGTAAAAATACACAATACTAAAAATACTATACAATACTAAAAACAATATAAGTGCTATCTCCTTATTATAAACGATATACGCAGTCATATAACAAAAGCAATGTGTAAAAGAGATATTGTTGGTAACCCTTGCATGAGAAGTCAAGATGGACAGTTACAGATGCAGCTGGCAGATAAGTTGAGGTTGTGGAAGAAATATTGCGAAAAGTTACTGAATGAGGAAAACCTGTGGATAACACACtagaatctaataaaaatgttggaCCCGTGAAAGAAATTACAGTTCAGGAGGTTGGGAGAGCAATGTACAAAACGAAAATAGGTAAAGCATCTGGTCCAAGTTGTGTGCCAATAGAAGCAATTCGGCTATGTAATGTGGAGAGCATCCTAGCAAAGATTGGTAACGATATGATGAATGGGGAGGGAATGCCTGCAAGTTGGAGAAAGAGTGTGTTGGTTCCTTTGTACAAAGGGAAGGGAGACGTGAAGGAATATACCAGTTACAGAAGCTTGAAAATGCTTGAACATGCAATGAAGGTTTTGGAAAGAGTTTTCGAGGAGCGAATTCGTGAGAGAGTTGAAATTAGTGAGATCCAAATGGGTTTTATGCCAGGAAAAGGTACAGTGGATGCCATGTTTGCTGTGAGACAATTGATAGAGAAATACGAAAAGGTTGGGAAGGAGCTGTATTTCGTGTTTGTTGATCTGGAAAAGGCCTTTGACCGTGTTCCCAAAGAAGTGATTTGGTGGGCATTGAGGAAGAAGGGTGTGATGGAACCAGAAGTTAGAGCAGTGATGGAGATGTATAAAGAAGCTGGGACATCTGTGAAACTCGAAGGCGAAATGTCAGAATGGTTTAAGGTAAAAGTGGGGGTCCACCAGGGTTCAGTGCTTGCTTTTCGTAATTGTTATGGATGCTCTGACACATGATTTGGAAACAACAATGAACGAGTTCTTGTATGCTGAAGATTTAGTTCTCGTAGGTCGTAGGAGATAACTGGAAAGGGGTGGAGGAGAAGTTTGTTAGATGGAAAAGTGCGCTggaaagcaaaggtttgaaAGTGAACATCAATAAAACTAAAGTGATAAGAATTGGTACAAAATCGTCAAGGAGAGTAGTCAGTACTGTTGATCTATGCGCAATTTGTGGGAAGAGAGTAGGGAGAAATTCAATTCAATGCAGAGAGTGCGATTATTGGGTGATAAGATATGTTCAGGTATCAATGGAAGGCTGACGAGTGGAATGAATTACGAATGTGGCAGATGTAAAGGTTGTATTAGTGATGAAGAAGAGGAGAAATTTGTGAAATTGGGAAGTGATGAGATCGAGCTTATTAAGGAGTTTCGTTATTTGGGGGATATGATAAGGGAAGATGACAGTACTGGCAAGGCAGTGACGGCAAGAATACGCGCTAGCTAGAAAAAGTTTAAGGAATTGTCTGGTACGCTCTGTGGCAGACTACTCTCTACCAATCTGAAAGAAAGGCTGTATAGAGCATATGTATGAAGTGTAATGTGTTATGGAGCTGAATGCTGGGCGATGAAGAAGGTTGATATCAGGCGAATGCAGACGACAGAAATGAGGATGATTCGAACGATGTGTGGTAAGACACTAAGAGATGGCATTGCCAATGATGTGCTAAGAAGATGGACAGGTGTTGAAGATATTGAAAAACATCTGAGAGGACATCGTCTGAGATGGTTGGAGCACATTGAGCGAATGAATGAGGAGAGCTTGACGAGAATAGTACAGCATAAGATGATTGAAGGAAAGGTGAAAAGGGGAATACCAAAGAAAACACGGGAAGAGACGGTGAAGGATGATATGAGAAGGAGAGGTTTGAAGATCGAGGATGCCATTGACAGGGGAAAGTGGAGGCGTCGCTGCAGACAACTGGTCGACCCTGAATTTATTTCGGGATGAAGACCAGGCGAACATGACCAGGCGAATGGAAGATGATGATTCTTTCAAGAGCATTTTTCAAGCCttgcaaaataatgttttggtaaaaataagAAAGCATCAACCGATTTCATGCAACCACAGAAATGCTCCAACAGAAAAAGCTTGTGCTTTGCTGGATAAGAAGAGGTGATTACAATATAAAGTGCAATTGGCGCACAAATTTATTAGCACCAAATCcaacacaaaaaagttttaacctaGATGTAATATATCACAATGATGTGATGGATCTAGTTTAGATCTGaagttttaagaaatttaaacatttcgcTTGTGTCAAAGTCAGTGCTAAAATTGCTGCATGTCCTTGCTATCTACAGTAATTAATGATTCatgttcaaatgttttcacaTGTTGAAATGAAATACGGTAGAAATAACTTCGTTCTTACTGATTTGTAaggttttgaaattgtttctttgcTAACAAGTTGAGTTGGCAATGCCAAAGCTTCGTCCCATTatgttgattattttattaaatttttatggttAATGTTTTGTGTGGCAGTTTTGTAAATCTAGTTTGTTTAAACATAAATACTAAATCAATCCTCTGTATGAAGCATCATCCTCACAAGATCAAGTGGAAGCCGCTTATGCTGAGGttgataaaagcaaaaagaaacaaaaagcaCCTTCTCGGGGTGAGATTCTTCTCTTTGTGTTATTCGCAGTATTTTTGTTGTCATTCAATTCCAAGTAAAGTTGCATTACTCGCCTTTTACAACACAGATTTGACCGAAAGTGAAAGATCGCAATGCAGCTTATGGGAGATGTTGGTCCTGCCCATATGGAATCAATGCATCCATGATTGTGTAAATGACGTCTGGGATGATCATCATGCAGTGCATGCACCATGATCACCACCAAGGAAGCAAATGTTTGCTTAAATTGGATGAAATCGGATTCGGAAAAGATTGTCCGCTGTTATAAATATAAAGCATTGCTTGAGAAGTGAATTATATTGGcgtgtttttaatttcaaaatgttcGCCGCGCTCGGATAGTTATGACATGGTTGTGATATTCTGCAAGGGTCGTAACAGAATAATCGTAACTATACTAAAATGTTGGATAattaatgaataaaataacAGCCGAGGTGGTTCACAATTCTAtcaactgttatatttttgattcttGAATGAAGttggtaaaatataaaacaaggaacaatgaataaataatACGGAATAAACCTCAATCGACAGAACATTGGAGTCCATGTGACATTGTGTTCGTCACCACACACCTGCCCATGAAATCAAACTCCCGTCGAGAAGATGACTGGAAGTGACGATTTGTTGATCATTCGCTTTGATAAACGGGAAATTGATACAACCAGgacaattaaaaattatttcactgagttttgcaaaatcaaatCTTTCTGACAACAACTTGTGTGCTGCACGCAGAAGTGGCTTAGATGGAAGAAAGTAACCCACAAAAAACTATAGCAACCTATAGTAATTTTATGATCAAAGAGGCCATAATATTTATGGTTTGTACATTTCTCATTTGTCTTTAAAATGATTTGGGAACAATAagaataaaatagtttttacagAGACAAACAATGGCGCTATATTAAATAGCATTATTcaacataacaaaaaacatggTTGTTGTTAACTTTCCGAAACCGCTAAGTACAAAACGAATTAAAAAGGCCAAAACAATGAGGTAGAATCAGTGTAAATTTATATGTAATCGTGGTTCCCGCTGCAATCCTGATAATGACAtttatttctaattttaaagattttagctatttgtattttaaattaattagtGCTCTTCTTGAATAAACAATATTAAGCGTTTTATCCCATCTGCAAACTagattgtttcgtcatatTGCCCATCTATGGTGTCATAGTTTTGCCTATCTGGGGCGTTTTCATATTGTGAAGCCTAAAAcagcaataaaattatgttACATGCGGCTAAAACTAatcgaaattcacaaaaattcGATCATTAAAAACAAGACGCTAAAATATTCTATTATTCTACTTATTCTAACTCGTAATTATTGTATGTTTAACTTCATATGTTTTATGTAAAGGAACAGTTACCTGGTCATGTTCCTGGTCAAATTTTACtgctaaaaaaatttcttcttgtACAGGGTGGAACAGAAAAAACACATGTATTTAAAAACTCACTTCAGGCCAGAATTAAACTCTAACTTATAGCATTGTAGTCAAACGCGCTAACCATTGCACTGTCCAGACTTAAACAATCGTAGCAATAAAGATCCAATTAAACTTTAAGGCTACTGATTTGTGAATTAGACATTTGCTCTACTGGCCTTCAGTTACAAGTATTTGcaagaagaaaatttaaaatgctgCCGAAATAAATCCAGTTATTGCAAATACCGGTATTTATCGTTAAATTAAATGGAGTTATTCAGTTTTCACTTTCAGGGATCAACCGATGAGGAATCAACTcagggtttaagtcgtgcaaagactttcctcagtcttGAGGATAAACATTATCACAACAtgacatttcaaaaacatgCGGTTTTTCTGCTGCAACTTGTATTTTTAACGACATGAGTATTTTTTGAAGGAATTGCCGGGTTTTGTTTCTGACCAACGTTGACTGCCAGATAACCGTCTCTTCCTAAACAAGTTGATAAAAGTGAGATTGACAATCtagtttaatttttgcaaGTAGAAAGAAActtaattgaaacaaaattatatttattcttTTGCCAgacaaaaattccaaaataatCCTTATAATATACCTTCTAAAGGTCGGTCGATACTTTCATAAGCTCCATTGGTTCCTtgaaactacaaaatttgataaaacttgTTGAAGATTCACAACTTAGCACCAACACAAATTTGCTGACAGTCATTCACCTGCAAGTTTTCTCGATTCTGATCTTTGATTTCAATGCATTCCTGAGCAACTGCTAACATTATACTTATTATTATTTCGCACTGgttgataaaatatttgaacatacAACTTAACTTTTATTACCGTTTAAGAAACTAGCAGTAAATTcaattgaaaatgttcaacttacctatgtttgtttgtttttcaatcgAGTTGAATGAACCTTAAAACAATCATacataaattaaattacatgatttaaattttaaactgtgcaaattaatataatttattgGAGATTATTACGTTTTGGATTTTGCTTTGGTTTTTTCTTTACAATATAAACTGAGACCACAATTGTTATGCAGACGACAATGACAGCAGCCACAGACCCTCCGACAATTGCTGGTACATCCAGTTGTTGATCGTTGATGACAGCAATGTTAAACGCGATTGAGTAGTTGTACGGTGGAAGAGGATGACTCAGTACAAGAGCATAAGCTCCTTCGTCATTGGATGTTACCTGAGTGGTTCAACacatatttaattttgaaattataacTTTCAATACTTGTATTTCAATTATAGCATTGCAggatataattgatatttaaaCAACATTCCCTCaccttagttttttttttataaataatgtTGTTCCTGGCCAATGCTGAAAAAGACATTCGGACCATCGTTTCCAACCGATATTTCTGCAatattgcaatgtttttaGCAAAAAGACAACGACATTTATCAAATATAACAGCTCTTACTATTCATATCCAATGATCCAAATTCCACTTCTGGGTTGGAGaagattatgacatcacaaactcCAGTTTCCTCGATGACCCAAGTACATGATGTTGTAGTTACTTGATATGGAGCATCTgattgaaaagaaattttaattcttgtttcagggaatcaataaaatttcaaagcaaATTAAAGAAGTCAAATTAAGGGTTTTGTCATTTGCAGGGCTTACATTGCACGTCCAAATAAACTGATGCTTCAAAGCTTCCAAATAAGTCACTTGTAACGCAAGTGTAATTTCCTGCATCAGCAGTTGTCAAGGAAACCACTTCAAGCATCGGTTGTTTGACAATAGTTCCATTTGGTAGGATTAGCTCAAACTCTGTTGCAAGTTCGTCTTCATATGAGATATGACATGACAATGTCATATTGTTGCCTGTTTGTGAGGTCACAATGCTATCTCTCTTAGGCATGTCATCTGCTTTTCCAAATGAAACTGTCCCTTTCAAAAAGACACTGAAACTGTGATTGCATAGTTTAATGATGAAATCGTGTGTGATTAATAGATACATCCAAACTTATATGATATGTTCTATCTTACTTGTCAAAGGTACAATGGTAACTTTTTGCATCTTGCTTGAAGCAAAACCATAATCATTGGTAGCAGTGCAAGAGATTGAGCTGTTTGCGCTAAGATGGTAATCCATGTTGCAATCAGTTGTATGTGCTGATGAGATATTCACACAACTTTTGCCACAAACTGTCCATATGCACGATGCTGCAGGATTTGCATCACTTGAACAAACTAATGTCATATTCTGGTCTGATCTAATGAGATATT
Proteins encoded in this window:
- the LOC143445001 gene encoding uncharacterized protein LOC143445001, producing the protein MCYGAECWAMKKVDIRRMQTTEMRMIRTMCGKTLRDGIANDVLRRWTGVEDIEKHLRGHRLRWLEHIERMNEESLTRIVQHKMIEGKVKRGIPKKTREETVKDDMRRRGLKIEDAIDRGKWRRRCRQLVDPEFISG